aatgcaattgcataaggGTCATGCAATTATGCCCTTCCTGTTTGGCAATTGGCATATAATTGGATAGTGATTTACAGTAGTTTGGATATGAGAGTaccataacattgtaaaaggATCATAAAACTTATAAGTTACAAGATTTGAGTAGtgatttacaagtttttgaacaaggattacaacattagggttcacctaatccataatgttgtaaatacTCATTTATAAGGATATGGATCCACATTATAAGGAATTGGTAACTCCGGATCATAAGgatgtaaattgggtccttattcaagtaaaatgagggtttacaatattaaggtctcgtattactcttttatggatagttatgttctagaagattgtaaaacacatccttaatgttgtaatattgtcatttacaaagagaatgatgtctagtacaatattaaggtaactagggacattaggaaagtaaattgggtccttataagtgtaaacacaaatgtttacaattttaaggtcttagattactctatttaggacagtcatgttccacaagattgtaaaagttatccttactcttgtaatatcataatttacaaagataaaggcatgtagtacaattttagggtaaagGGGAACCTTCGAAAGGTAAACTAGGTCCTTCtacttgtaaactcggatgtttacaatattaaggtctcgtattattcttttatggatagttatgttccacaagattgtaaaacacatccttaatgttgtaatattgtcatttacaaagagaatgacttctagtacaatattaaggtaactagggacattaggaaagtaaattgggtccttataagtgtaaacacaaatgtttacaattttaaggtcttagattactctgtttaggacagtcatgttccacaacattgtaaaagttatccttactcttgtaatatcataatttacaaagataaaggcatgtagtacaattttagggtaaagGGGAACCTTCGAAAGGTAAACTAGGTCCTTCtacttgtaaactcggatgtttacaatattaaggtctcgtattactcttttatggatagttatgttccacaagattgtaaaacacatccttaatgttgtaatattgtcatttacaaagagaatgacttctagtacaatattaaggtaactagggacattaggaaagtaaattgggtccttataagtgtaaacacaaatgtttacaattttaaggtcttagattactctgtttaggacagtcatgttccacaacattgtaaaagttatccttactcttgtaatatcataatttacaaagatgaaggcatgtagtacaattttagggtaagggGGAACCTTGGAAacgtaaactaggtccttacacttgtaaactcggatgtttacaattttaaggtctcgtattactcttttatggatagttatgttccacaagattgtaaaacacatccttaatgttgtaatattgtcatttacaaagagaatgacttctagtacaatattaaggttactagggacattaggaaagtaaattgggtccttataagtgtaaacacaaatgtttacaattttaaggtcttagattactctgtttaggacagtcatgttccacaagattgtaaaagttatccttactcttgtaatatcataatttacaaagataaaggcatgtagtacaataTTAGGGTAAAGGGGAACCTTCGAAAGGTAAACTAGGTCCTTCtacttgtaaactcggatgtttacaatattaaggtctcgtattactcttttatggatagttatgttccacaagattgtaaaacacatccttaatgttgtaatattgtcatttacaaagagaatgacttctagtacaatattaaggtaactagggacattaggaaagtaaattgggtccttataagtgtaaacacaaatgtttacaattttaaggtcttagattactctgtttaggacagtcatgttccacaagattgtaaaagttatccttactcttgtaatatcataatttacaaagataaaggcatgtagtacaattttagggtaaagGGGAACCTTCGAAAGGTAAACTAGGTCCTTCtacttgtaaactcggatgtttacaatattaaggtctcgtattactcttttatggatagttatgttccacaacattgtaaaacacatccttaatgttgtaatattgtcatttacaacattgtaaaacacatccataatgttgtaaatcaGCTTTTTACAAGGATATGGATCCATATTACAAGAAATTGGTAATAGTGGACTTTGGGATGTGAAATGAGTCCTTATTTtagtaaaaaatgaaattgcatATTGCTATGCAATGGGATGCTCCTTGGTTGTCAATTACGCACTCCCTGTTTGGCAATTGCCAAACGACCTCTGCCATTTACACAGTCCATGTTTGTCAATTACTCAAATCGTcataaatattgataatacTAACTCAATTTCATAATGAGttgttggttttattttatgaattatgatgGCTAGTTGTGGTCAATTCCTCCGTAtcttatgctttgtttttaaaaatcaattgaGGTtggtagttttattttttaattttaaaaatcctcCGTTATAACTTGTGTTTGTTTTacccttaattaattcaaatattttttaggGAAAATAAACTTGTCCAAATGTACggtaaaattgaaatattataacTTGGCCAAATGTATGGTACAATTCAAATGTTATAAAAGTTCGTAAATGATTAAACTaatattttctatttggaCTTGGACAATAAGTCCTTATAAACTCATAAAGCCACTTGGAAAAGCCATCACGCCAGCTTGCACTCCAATGTCTCAACATCCATCACGCCAACTTGCAATCTTgtataaatttccttattttgcTACAAAATATCCATattcaaaacaataaaacttgGGTATCTTTATATAAATCCAaataattttaacaaaaaatagttttaagaagaaaaaaagcttAACATGTGATAACTATAGTACTTTGTAACTTTATTTATGTCTGTCCATTATAGCTTGTAATTGCGCAAGTAGACTGTAAATGAGACTCctttgtttgtcaattgcaagaCACGATTGCAAATGACACTGCCTGTTTGTCAATTGAATTTACAAATTACATACTGTATGGACattctcaaatttgaaaatcatttGTGCATATTCCTTCATTATTGAAAAGTGAGACATGACTTagcataaagaaaaacttttAAGTATAAAAAGAGCTTAACATGTGAGAAATATAATGTTTTGTAACTTTATTTATGTTAACAATTATAGCTTGTAATTACGCGATTGGAATGTAAATGGGACTACTTTGTTTGTCAATTACGAAGACTAGGATGCAAATGACACtacctgtttgtcaattgcattgacAAAATGACATAATGTATTTCCATTCTAGTAAGTCCTGACCATGAGGATATAAATTGGGGTACTTATTCTAGTAAAATGAGGGTTTACAAGATTAAGGGctaattttacaattttggaATACGAGGGTACCAAAACATTGTAAAAAGAATCCTTAAACTCGTAACTTACAAGTTTTTGGTAACAATTTACAAGGTTTTACTCCTGAATTACAACGTTAGGGTTCACCAaatccataatgttgtaaatcaTATATTTACAAGAATATGGATCCATATTAGACAGGATTGGTAATAGTGGACATTAGGgatgtaaattgggtccttattcTAGTAAACAATGGTTAAGGATGGATTTTACAATCTTATGGAACATAAATGTCCAAAATAaagtaatacgagaccttaatattgtaaatctTTGTGTTTACAAGTATAAGGACctaatttactttcctaatgtccgtagttaccttaatattgtactagatatctttattcttgtaaattacgatattacaatattaaggatGAGTTTTACAATCCTATGGAACATATCTGTCCAACATAGAGTAATAcaagaccttaatattgtaaacatttgtgtttacaagtataaggacccaatttactttcctaatgtcccaagtgaccttaatattgtactagatATCTTTGTCTTTGTAAATTAcgatattacaaaattaaggaTGAATTTTACAATCTTATGGAACACAGCTGTCCAACAtagagtaatacgagaccttaatattgtaaacatccgtgtttacaagtataaggacccaatttactttcctaatgtcctaagttaccttaatattgtactacatgcctttatctttgtaaattacgATATTACAAGATTAAGGATAGGTTTTACAATCTTATGGAATATAACTATCCAATATAGAGTAATAtgagaccttaatattgtaaacatctGTGTTTACAAGTATAATGACCCAATTTACCTTCCAAATGTTCCACTTTACCTTTATATTGTTCTAAATGTCCTTAtgtttgtaaattatgatattacacgAATAAGGATtgattttacaaaataatGGAACACAAATGTCCAACAGAGTAATACGAGTCCTTATTATTGTAAACCTTTTTGTTTACAATGTAAGGACCTAATTTACTTCTCTAATGTCTCACCTTAActttataaaagaaatttaaatttaaatattttttaaatacatgtttaCAACATATTTACACATAACAAAATCGCATTTACAATATACAATATTGAgttttttgaccaaaaaaaaaattttcattttcggGTTACAAAACTACTTGGAATAGAAAGTGAAACCATGTGGAAAACCAAGtcaaaagtgaagaaaatagaCACACTTGATAACTGCACgtttacaatttacaacgaattgtttgtcaattgcattattTGTTTGCAATTTCCGACtaactgtttgtcaattgcattattCGTTTGCAATTTCCAACTAACTGTTTGTCAATTACATGATTACCTTTTCATCTTAGGTGAGCCAATTTATCAGTGCCTTTTCCATCTTATGGTCACTTCCTTTGGAATTAACTCATTGAACCCATTGAGATAGAACAATACACGCTCATATTTGACATCATTATATAATAAGTCTGTAGCATCAAACAAATTACATAAGCTAACACTTAACATCTACCACAAAGAAAGACAACAATAGAACCAAGAAGGTCTATGCTATCATGTGAAGTGGTTAGAAATTCAGAAAAGCTAGTCAACAATAGTGTTTAATCAGTAAGCAAAAGCTAAGAATATATAAGCTTACAATTGTACTGCTCAAATGATTGAGAAATATACAGAAgctttgatttctttcttctattgCTCTctctgttctctctctctctttccttcctttcttctATTCTTGAATAATCAGACCTTCATTTTAACAAGCCCAACTAAAGAAGAGAGAGCTACCATGGAAAAAAAGACTGATCGtatcaagaagaagagaaacgaGTCGTACgaagaaaaagagatagaagtgccaagaagaggaagagataGAAGTCGCAAGAAaaccttctttcttttcagatttctcttttctttttttctttttttagctTGGAACAATCCATTTAACCGGTCACTCACTATTAAGCAATGTTTTTATGCATTCTACTAAGTTTTTTTTGCACATGGATTACAACTTTTTGAACATACAATTAATTATGAAGGATTTATCATTAGTGAGGAGATTCTATGTTTCATAATTGTGCAAAGATAATAATTATTGCATGACCAAAATGCAAATAGGACTACTTTGAttgtcaattgcattattGGAATGCAAATTACACTACCTGTTTGTCAATTACATTGACAAATCACATATTATATTTACATTTTCAGTTAATTGTGCATAGATAATGGCAATTGCTCGACTTGAATGCAAATAGTACTActttgtttgtcaattgcacgACTAGAATGCAAATGGCACTACCTGTTTGTCAGTTGCATTGACAAATCACATATTGTATATACtttctcaaaattgaaaagactGTCAATAGCATGGCAATATGCATACACTAATCTGAAAATACAACTTCATGGTATAATGCCCATTCACAATGCTAATGggatgattttttcaattgGCACATAAACTATGATATAATAgtcaaatttactttaaaagcTCATTCTCAATTGTACTACATCAAAGCTAACATAAACTTCATTCATGTAATTGAAAGTATTGTTCAATACATTCACTTTACATAAccaataattataaatctaaAATCTAAAGTCAttatgtataaaaataaaaataaaaataattaataaatataaaaaaagaatctccaaatacaatgaaaatattacaaaTGCAAGTAGCCAAATAAATAGACTCCAAAATAGTATATTAGTCTTGTACTTGGCCTAATTCTTTACCCCAACCTGAAAAACAATtcaccaaatataatatatatatatatatatatatatatatcctcaTGCAtcactaaaataaataaataaaatctccAACCATTCACCAAAATGAAAGACAAAGACAGAGAGATAAatctgaagaaaaaacaaaaaacaaaaagcaaaattttACCCATATCAGATGCTGGGAAAGGTGGATAGGCTGCTAGTTGGAATACCTGcaaatccaaaatcaaaatcaaaacaataccTAACTggaaaacataatcaaaaccAATTTCTAATTAAGAAGCCCAAGAAGAAGAGTGAGTCCCTTTCCCATGAAGAAGATTTTGAAGTCATGTAAATTAGGACTCTTCATATGCATGGTACCCTTGATTGCAGTGAAGTTTCATGTTCAGTGGGTTGGGAAGTCCAGTAAACAGGAAAACATACAAGCCAAATAAAACAATAGTTATAGATAACTACCCACAAGTCAATTATTGGGTGTTGTCTAAAGTCAAATGTCGCATATTGCAAAGACAAGGCATTAAGAAAATCATtcataaaaaggaaagaaactaCCTACTAAAACTTTGAAAGtaagaggaagaaaataacCAGAAGGCACGTGCCCCTTTTCTGCCCGTTCCTTCTCTGCACGTCTCTTTTCTAGATCAACCCTACACAAGCAACAAAAAGCAGCTACATTATGAAAACCATCACAAAGACCACATCAATAGAATAGAAGTTAGAACTACCTTTGTAAAGGCCTGCAACTATCTCAGAGACCACAACAACCTCCACTATATTTTTTCTACTATGACCATGATTAAAAGTTTATATCAGTTGTTGAGCTTTCAGttacataaacaaaattaaatgcaACAGAAACAACACTTAAAACAAGAATATTTACCTAAGAACAGAAATCAAATTACACACATTTCAAATCCAAATTACCTAGTCTTTGCTTTGAGGCCAGAGGAAACAAAATTCCCTACAATACAGGGGAAAGATTAATGGTATTTCAGTGGAAAGAATTGATGAATCAAAATTCCCTACAATACAAAAGCAAATATGATAAAATAGCACTGAAATCATTGTCAAACTTTCAATTTGGCAAATACTAGTTTAGATCATAACTCCATGGCTTGAAGCAACTTAGAAGCATTTTCAATCATAACCATAATTAaagttttttgaaaatttagtAACATGCCAACTAAAagcataaaaatgaaatatataaataaaaaaaccaagaacTAGCAGCAGTTATAAATTTGGAGGGATGTACGATGAAGATTACCCAGGAAGAAGCAGCTTCTGTAAATCTACACATCAACTAATGGCTAGCAGAGaaacataaatttaaaaaaaaaatcaacccaAAGCAGAATCATAATGCCTACCCACCAACAAATTAAACcagaaactaaaaaaacaaaacacactAAGGAATTGAACccaatttccttttgttttttcaaacaCAACCAATAGAGAGAAAAAGTAGTCTTACCTGCACAAGACAAAACAATATGGGATGCTTGACCCGACTGTCGTCCCAATATGGATTGATTGACTCTGAAGATAATCGGTTGAATAGTAGACATCTCTTTACTTTTTATCTATCCTGATTCCTGATTGATGTTCCGTCATAAGAAGTCATCATCTCTCTCCCTTCGGTTCCtgctttttcatatttatatgCTTGGATTGAATGTCTGTCACTAGCCAACAATAGTTCTTCTTCTTATATGTGTCTTAAGTTAGCTGAGCATTCACTGATTTCATGTAATGCAAATATAGCCTTAAAGTTGTAGTTATTGATCACTGCTCCAACAATGTTTATGCACTGTCTATAGACGAAGGATGCACAAGTAAGACACCACGGTAGGAtgatacaaaacaaaagcttcTCAGCTTAAAAACTTCTGCTACTACGGAGGGAGAGGAGCCAAACACACTAAGGAACTGAACCCaatatatagatataaaagaaaattaagagcAATACATTCCAATAAATGAGGAAAGACCAAACACTGTAATTAACTTGTCAGGGTAGTTAAAGCACAGGTGAAAAAAAAGCTTTGAAGACCAATACATTCCAATAAATGAGCTCCAAACTtatcaatattcaaatattaacaaatcaaataaattagaCCCACCAAATatccaaaaaatcataaactatCAATCCATCAGTGTCTAAACCACCTTGACAGCCttaatttaatagaaaaaataatctACCTCAACCCCCAATTCAATTTCGAAGCCCTAAGTCAACAAGcctaatttaaaagaaaaaaaccctaaattcaaAGGAAGAGGATGCTTACCTTAAACTGATATGAGAGAGGAATTGAGGAAAGAATATGACGCCGCCGACCCTGTCTCGTCTACGTCGTCACAGAAGGAGGAGAGCCTGTGGAAGGATTCAAAATCAGACAGAGACTGAGAAAAGAGGAGGCAGTGCGGCTCTGTTCATAGAGGGATGTAAGGAGATAGAAGAATGAGAATAAGGACACTGACTTACttgagaggagaggagatgTGGTTGTTGGTGCTGTGTCATTGTCACAGAAGGAGGAAAGGAGCAGCTGTAGAAAGAATCGAAAtcagaggaagagaaaaatgagaggaGCGGCTCTGAAATGTCTTTGACTGAAGGAGAGAgcaattgtttttattttatttattttacctATAGCAACAAGTTAACCGGTAACCAAAAAGCAACGGTGTGGATTACTTCACATGCCCAGGCCTATTTTGGGGCGCGCCATTTTAAAGGGCACTTCGCCAAACAAGTGAAGTATAACTTGACACGTATTACCCTGCTTCGTCAGTGGTTCTTCAAACTCGTACGTGTACCTAGCCAATAATGGAATAGACGTGAGGTACACATGACTACTTTCCAATAATTCAAGATATCTCTCATTGACGAGTTTTCCATTGACAAGAATCTTGGCAACACCCCCAATAAAAACACATAGAACCAATCTTAACGTCTCCCATTTTAAATTTGGAGGAATTTCAAAACTAACTTCACATCCAGCATAGAATTCCTCTTCATCACCTTTAACTAGTGTTGCATCTTTACGACAGCTGAACCACTTTGGAACTTCATTGCCTGGAAGACGAATGTCAAAATGAGAATGCggagaagaaacagaaacctgattcagaaaaatattttctgtGATGTCGTCGCCGCGTAGTCTAACGCAATTGGTCAAACTCAGTTTCAATTCATCCCCCGGTGAGATATCTGGACTTTTCTCCAACGATGTGCAGTTATCCAGCAATACCCAAGCCAGTTTCGGAATTTTTTCCAATGATGTGCAGTTATTCAGCGATACTGATTCTACTCCTGGTGGAAGCACTTGTTCTGGAATTTCCAGAAGATTCTTGCAATATCGCAAGTCAAGCTTCCACAAGTTGACAAATTTGCTAAAACATATCGGAAGATTGACAAAATTGTTTCCCGATAGAtgaagttctgttaatgtggACCAGCAATCAAGGGGCAGGAGGAAATCAATTTTTGATAGATTGCATCCTTTGAGACTAAATTCATATAGGTTGGGAAGCGGCTGTAATTCGGAGTTTCTGGATGAAACTTGAGAGTTCACTTTTTGATAGGTAAGGTTCTCACAATAATCAGCTCTCAAGTCAGAAAGCCCAGTAAGATATGCAATTGATGAAGGCAATTCTCTTACGCCACTTCCTGATATGTCCAACCTCCTTAATGATTCCATCTCGACTTCTATTTCTGGGAAACTCTCAAGCCTTTTGCAATCCCTAAGATCAAGATGTTTAAGAGATTTCAATCTAAATGCTGTTGCAAACCTTGTAAGATTGAAGCATCCACCAAGATCCAATTCTCGAAGCCCAGTAAGATATGCAATTGATGGATGCAATTCTCTTATGCCACTTCCTTGCATATTCAATGTCCATAGTGATTCCATCTCGACTTCTATTTCTGGGAAACTCTCAAGACTCTTGCAATCACTAAGATCAAGTATTTTAAGAGATTTCAATCTAAGTCTTGTTCCAAACCTTGTAAGATTGAAGCATCCACCAAAATCCAAATGAACAAGTTTATCAAGGAATCCAACAGAACCATCAACCTCAACCAAACGTATGCACTTAGATAGATTCAAGCGCTTTATGTTTGGGATTCCGGATAAGTCAGGGATTTTTGCTAAGAATTGACAACCCCTCAAATTCAAAGATGTTATCTTTGTCAAATGCTGTGAGACAAGAACGCAAAAACAGGAAATAATTAATCACACgcttcaaaaaacaaaaacttagaaaacaatttttgtttttttccttctgaaATTAACAATTgtatttgaaattatatatataatagatgaaaataatttcaaatgcaTACCTTAAACTTAAATCCATCCAATTGTTTCATATGACTGCGAGGCATACTGAACACAACAAGACGATTTCCTTGAAAATTGGCTGGCCAAGATTGTAACTGACATCTATCCCAATCAATCAATCTTAAGGCGTTGAGCAGATAGTTAATGTGCCCACATAGAGATGCATTGcggtttatgaaaatttcaatatttacCATATTACGGAAGCATTCTGGATTTAAGGTTATCTCAGCTGGTTCTGGAAGCTTCACCATGATGCCtttaatatttcttgttcCCTAAGATAGAAAAGCATTAACATTAAAAAAcgaagtcattttacaaacCAAAATGCAAGCACATTTTGTTAAGAAAATTATATAGGTTACATAAGGTATTCTTTCTTGTCAAATTGAATATAATAACATATGTGATACTTACTGTACTTTCTGTTAGAACTTGTTCAACATCCTCGTAAAACCACAATCTACTACGTTTGCCGGGATCATTGGGGGATTCTTCGTGAACTATATCCTTGCCCAGTTTTTCTAGTAAGTCATGCATCTGAATCCTACCATAGTCAATAGTTATCATTGCCTTCTCAATGAGTACTTCAATACAATCTCGAGAGACCTTGTTCTTAGAATTGCTTACTATTTGTAGAACATAGTCCTTCTTTTTACCCTTGAAGAAACATGCGATGTCTAGAAAAAATTGTTGCATGGAATTTTCCAAGGCATCATAACTTTTTTGAAGTATTTTTTGAATACCTGTATATGGTTCTCCTTCATAACTATCTAATATATCTTGCCAACGATCTTTGTCTTTATTACGAAGATGAGAACCTAAAAGTGTTAGAGATAGTGGAATGCCTTGAGCATACGCTAGTGCACGTTGTGCGAGTTTCAAATAATCCTTTGGAGGTTTGTTGGTTCCGAAGGCACTGAAACTAAAAAGCTCAAGAGCTCGGTTGCCATATAACTTTTGGACCTCGtatatcaaatcaattccatgACATTTTAGCAATCCGCTATCTTGTGTAGTTGTAATGACTCTACTTCCCTCACCAAACCAACCAACACCAGCCAAATTGTCTAATTGCTTCAATTGATTCACATCATCAAgaattaaaagaatttttttatggcTCAACCGTTCTTTTATGACACCAATTCCTTCATCAA
The Prunus dulcis chromosome 2, ALMONDv2, whole genome shotgun sequence DNA segment above includes these coding regions:
- the LOC117618017 gene encoding TMV resistance protein N-like — its product is MPNVQFEGSCFLSNVRENSMSDGGLIKLQETLLHKILGGEWKIHSVDEGIGVIKERLSHKKILLILDDVNQLKQLDNLAGVGWFGEGSRVITTTQDSGLLKCHGIDLIYEVQKLYGNRALELFSFSAFGTNKPPKDYLKLAQRALAYAQGIPLSLTLLGSHLRNKDKDRWQDILDSYEGEPYTGIQKILQKSYDALENSMQQFFLDIACFFKGKKKDYVLQIVSNSKNKVSRDCIEVLIEKAMITIDYGRIQMHDLLEKLGKDIVHEESPNDPGKRSRLWFYEDVEQVLTESTVSITYVIIFNLTRKNTLCNLYNFLNKMCLHFGL
- the LOC117618015 gene encoding disease resistance-like protein DSC1 gives rise to the protein RNIKGIMVKLPEPAEITLNPECFRNMVNIEIFINRNASLCGHINYLLNALRLIDWDRCQLQSWPANFQGNRLVVFSMPRSHMKQLDGFKFKHLTKITSLNLRGCQFLAKIPDLSGIPNIKRLNLSKCIRLVEVDGSVGFLDKLVHLDFGGCFNLTRFGTRLRLKSLKILDLSDCKSLESFPEIEVEMESLWTLNMQGSGIRELHPSIAYLTGLRELDLGGCFNLTRFATAFRLKSLKHLDLRDCKRLESFPEIEVEMESLRRLDISGSGVRELPSSIAYLTGLSDLRADYCENLTYQKVNSQVSSRNSELQPLPNLYEFSLKGCNLSKIDFLLPLDCWSTLTELHLSGNNFVNLPICFSKFVNLWKLDLRYCKNLLEIPEQVLPPGVESVSLNNCTSLEKIPKLAWVLLDNCTSLEKSPDISPGDELKLSLTNCVRLRGDDITENIFLNQVSVSSPHSHFDIRLPGNEVPKWFSCRKDATLVKGDEEEFYAGCEVSFEIPPNLKWETLRLVLCVFIGGVAKILVNGKLVNERYLELLESSHVYLTSIPLLARYTYEFEEPLTKQGNTCQVILHLFGEVPFKMARPKIGLGM